One window of the Vannielia litorea genome contains the following:
- a CDS encoding FAD-dependent oxidoreductase, protein MTSYPHLLAPLDLGHVTLPNRVLMGSMHTGLEETKDWSRVAAFYAARASAGLIVTGGMAPNREGGVFPGAAGLYTPEDIANHRIVTDAVHAAGGRIAMQILHAGRYAYGPDCVSASPIKSPISPFPPKELDEDGIEKQIADIATAAARAREAGYDGVEVMGSEGYFLNQFIVKHTNKREDRWGGSYENRIRLPIETVKRVREAVGPDFIVIYRLSMIDLVPQGSTTEEVIQLAKEIEAAGASILNTGIGWHEARIPTIATSVPRRAFAWVTQKLMGHVSIPVITSNRINTPEVAESVLAEGCANMVSMARPFLADADFVTKAAQGEAETIAPCIACNQACLDHTFSGKMSTCLVNPRACNETELVITPTDAPKSIAVVGAGPAGLSAALTASERGHAVTLFDTAAELGGQLNMAKQIPGKEEFHGLVDWYATMVESSNITLNLNTEATPETLAPFDEVILATGVTPRDPEIPGQTGPNVLSYIDVLRHKAPVGKSVAIVGAGGIGFDVAEFLAHTGESPTEHLPEWMEMWGVTDPAEHRGGLAPEGPQPPAPAREIFLLQRKDERPGKRLGKTTGWIHRAALKMAGVKMLGGISYEQITEQGLHVTQNGTPKLIEADTIVLCAGQVSNRTLADALQTSGKPTHIIGGADVAAELDAKRAINQGTRLAATL, encoded by the coding sequence ATGACCAGCTACCCCCATCTTCTCGCCCCGCTCGACCTCGGCCATGTGACCCTGCCCAACCGGGTGCTGATGGGCTCCATGCACACCGGGCTTGAAGAAACCAAGGACTGGTCCCGCGTCGCCGCCTTCTACGCCGCCCGCGCCTCCGCCGGTCTGATCGTCACCGGTGGCATGGCCCCCAATCGCGAGGGCGGGGTCTTCCCCGGCGCGGCGGGCCTCTACACCCCCGAGGATATCGCCAATCACCGCATCGTCACCGATGCCGTCCACGCCGCAGGCGGCCGCATCGCCATGCAGATCCTCCACGCGGGCCGCTACGCCTACGGCCCCGATTGCGTCTCGGCCTCGCCGATCAAATCCCCCATCTCCCCCTTCCCCCCGAAGGAGCTGGACGAGGATGGTATCGAGAAACAGATCGCCGACATTGCAACCGCCGCCGCCCGCGCCCGCGAGGCCGGTTACGATGGCGTCGAGGTCATGGGCTCCGAGGGCTATTTCCTCAACCAGTTCATCGTGAAGCACACCAACAAGCGCGAAGACCGCTGGGGCGGCAGTTACGAAAACCGCATCCGCCTGCCCATCGAGACCGTCAAACGCGTCCGCGAGGCCGTCGGCCCCGACTTCATCGTGATCTACCGCCTCTCGATGATCGATCTCGTGCCCCAAGGCTCCACCACCGAGGAGGTCATCCAGCTCGCCAAGGAAATCGAGGCCGCAGGCGCCTCGATCCTCAACACCGGCATTGGCTGGCACGAGGCCCGCATCCCCACCATCGCTACCTCCGTCCCCCGCCGCGCCTTCGCCTGGGTGACGCAAAAGCTCATGGGCCATGTCTCGATCCCGGTGATCACCTCCAACCGGATCAACACCCCCGAAGTGGCAGAGTCCGTCCTCGCCGAAGGCTGCGCCAACATGGTCTCCATGGCCCGCCCCTTCCTCGCCGACGCCGACTTCGTCACCAAGGCCGCGCAGGGCGAGGCCGAAACCATCGCCCCCTGCATCGCCTGCAATCAGGCCTGCCTCGACCACACCTTCTCCGGCAAGATGTCCACCTGTCTCGTGAACCCCCGCGCCTGCAACGAGACCGAGCTGGTCATCACCCCCACCGATGCGCCCAAAAGCATCGCCGTCGTCGGCGCAGGCCCCGCAGGCCTCTCCGCCGCGCTCACCGCCTCCGAGCGCGGCCACGCCGTCACCCTCTTCGACACTGCCGCCGAGCTGGGCGGCCAGCTCAACATGGCCAAGCAGATCCCCGGCAAGGAAGAGTTCCACGGGCTGGTGGACTGGTACGCCACCATGGTCGAGAGTTCCAACATCACGCTGAACCTCAACACCGAAGCCACGCCAGAGACCCTCGCCCCCTTCGACGAGGTCATCCTCGCCACCGGCGTCACCCCGCGCGACCCCGAGATCCCCGGCCAGACCGGCCCCAACGTGCTCAGCTACATCGACGTGCTCCGCCACAAGGCCCCCGTGGGCAAGAGCGTCGCCATCGTCGGCGCGGGCGGCATCGGCTTCGACGTGGCCGAATTCCTCGCCCACACCGGCGAAAGCCCGACCGAGCACTTGCCGGAATGGATGGAGATGTGGGGCGTCACCGACCCGGCAGAGCACCGCGGCGGCCTCGCCCCCGAAGGCCCCCAGCCGCCCGCCCCGGCGCGCGAAATCTTCCTGCTGCAACGGAAAGATGAGCGCCCCGGCAAGCGCCTCGGCAAAACCACCGGCTGGATTCACCGCGCCGCCCTCAAGATGGCTGGCGTCAAGATGCTCGGCGGCATCTCCTACGAGCAGATCACCGAGCAGGGCCTGCACGTCACCCAAAACGGCACGCCCAAGCTCATCGAGGCCGATACCATCGTGCTCTGCGCCGGTCAGGTCAGCAATCGCACGCTCGCCGACGCGCTCCAGACCTCCGGCAAACCCACCCACATCATCGGCGGCGCCGACGTGGCCGCCGAACTGGACGCCAAACGCGCCATCAACCAAGGCACCCGGCTGGCCGCAACTCTCTGA
- a CDS encoding MFS transporter: MRSPPRLITLILLTGLSTVSLNMFVPALPAIAAELGTSYATVSLAIAGYLAVTAVAQVVMGPLADRFGRRPVMLGALALYVLASAGVALAGNVGGFLGWRMPMAAITAGWVVTLAVVRDTAAPGRAAAIMSTITGAMALAPLIGPLLGGVVAQVLGWRAIFGLYAALGAALLLLCWHDFGETRQAAPREPLWHSARRLLGDRGFWAFASCTALSTGCFYGYIAGFPAVSEARYGLGEAATGVALGAITGGFMAGAFLSARWAERLGLTRMMLAGRICAVTGLAGGLLWALVIGPLSAPGVVASVLFIGLGNGLTMPSANAGATAAVEGLAGSASGLLGALTVAVGAVVTAGIGALVAASPTPVALLGALLALAIGALGAAWAAHRQG; this comes from the coding sequence ATGCGCAGCCCGCCACGGCTCATCACGCTGATCCTGCTCACCGGCCTTTCGACCGTATCGCTCAACATGTTCGTTCCCGCGCTGCCCGCCATCGCGGCGGAACTGGGCACGAGCTATGCCACGGTGAGCCTTGCCATCGCCGGATACCTCGCGGTGACGGCGGTGGCGCAGGTGGTGATGGGGCCGCTGGCCGACCGGTTCGGGCGGCGCCCGGTGATGCTGGGCGCGCTGGCGCTTTACGTGCTGGCCTCGGCGGGCGTGGCGCTGGCGGGCAACGTGGGAGGCTTTCTGGGCTGGCGGATGCCGATGGCGGCGATCACGGCGGGCTGGGTGGTGACCCTTGCCGTGGTGCGCGACACCGCTGCGCCGGGACGGGCGGCGGCGATCATGAGCACGATCACCGGTGCGATGGCGCTGGCCCCGCTGATCGGCCCGCTCTTGGGCGGCGTGGTGGCGCAGGTGCTGGGCTGGCGGGCGATCTTTGGCCTTTATGCAGCCCTTGGCGCGGCGCTGCTGCTGCTCTGCTGGCATGACTTTGGCGAGACCCGGCAGGCCGCCCCGCGCGAGCCGCTCTGGCACAGCGCCCGACGCCTGTTGGGCGACCGGGGCTTTTGGGCCTTTGCCAGCTGCACCGCGCTCTCCACCGGGTGTTTCTACGGCTATATCGCCGGCTTCCCCGCCGTCTCGGAGGCCCGGTACGGGCTGGGGGAGGCGGCGACGGGCGTGGCGCTGGGGGCGATCACCGGCGGGTTCATGGCGGGGGCCTTCCTTTCGGCCCGCTGGGCGGAGCGCCTCGGGCTGACGCGGATGATGCTGGCGGGGCGGATCTGCGCTGTTACCGGGCTTGCGGGCGGGCTGCTCTGGGCGCTGGTGATCGGGCCGCTCTCGGCCCCGGGGGTGGTGGCCTCGGTGCTTTTCATCGGGCTCGGCAATGGCCTGACCATGCCTTCGGCCAACGCGGGCGCGACGGCGGCGGTGGAGGGGCTGGCAGGCTCGGCCTCGGGCCTGCTGGGCGCGCTGACGGTGGCTGTGGGCGCGGTGGTGACGGCGGGCATTGGTGCGCTGGTGGCGGCCAGCCCCACCCCCGTGGCCCTGCTGGGCGCCCTGCTGGCGCTGGCCATCGGCGCGCTCGGGGCCGCATGGGCGGCCCATCGGCAGGGTTGA
- a CDS encoding DUF6478 family protein, with protein MAKPMDSLIERIAQRRALRRWSRAADAAASTDLPALREMRSRARQLRRQIDRVLHEADGRLTLPLLGSNAMRKPIGADWGWRPELWRGPISPPGHAAAETRTMLGQAATLYHDCTQSELTLRQIRNTSEDDLAPFGLRMDVFRFDGSFLSIVLDLPSEAVDGLKRKHVIGLEARLEVEKPLEIFARLNVKHGPNTEQVVRELPMSEGGVQTAEFDLAYTGLNEKRVEKAWIDLIFEGPQMNQIVLRDLTFSRRPRAEI; from the coding sequence ATGGCAAAACCGATGGACAGCCTGATCGAACGTATCGCCCAACGCCGCGCCCTGCGGCGCTGGAGCCGTGCCGCCGATGCCGCCGCTTCCACCGATCTGCCCGCCCTGCGCGAGATGCGCAGCCGCGCCCGCCAGCTGCGCCGCCAGATCGACCGCGTGCTCCACGAGGCCGATGGCCGGCTAACCCTGCCGCTGCTCGGCTCCAACGCCATGCGCAAGCCCATCGGGGCCGACTGGGGTTGGCGCCCCGAGCTCTGGCGTGGCCCGATCTCGCCCCCCGGCCACGCCGCCGCCGAGACCCGCACCATGCTGGGGCAGGCCGCCACGCTCTACCACGATTGCACCCAGTCCGAGCTGACCCTGCGCCAGATCCGCAATACCTCCGAAGATGACCTCGCTCCCTTCGGCCTGCGGATGGATGTGTTCCGCTTCGACGGCTCGTTCCTCTCCATCGTGCTCGACCTGCCCTCCGAGGCGGTCGATGGCCTCAAGCGCAAGCACGTCATCGGGCTGGAGGCCCGGCTCGAAGTCGAGAAACCGCTCGAAATCTTCGCCCGCCTCAACGTCAAGCACGGCCCCAACACCGAGCAGGTCGTCCGCGAGTTGCCGATGTCCGAGGGCGGGGTGCAAACCGCCGAGTTCGACCTCGCCTACACCGGCCTCAACGAGAAACGGGTCGAGAAGGCCTGGATCGACCTGATCTTCGAAGGCCCGCAGATGAACCAGATCGTCCTGCGCGATCTCACCTTCTCCCGCCGACCCCGCGCCGAAATCTGA
- a CDS encoding bifunctional folylpolyglutamate synthase/dihydrofolate synthase: MRLHPAEIDLTLDRMHRLLDALGNPERQLPPVIHIAGTNGKGSVQAMLRAGLEGAGGRVHAYTSPHLVRFHERIRLAGADISEEALCAVLDEVIEANAGEEITFFEATTAAAFVAMARTPADWCLLEVGLGGRLDATNVVDAPALCVITPVALDHQEFLGETLGEIAGEKAGIVKRDVRAVVARQAEAAEEVIEQVAARVGAPLLVEGQHWHAQPERGRLVVQDETGLADVPLPVLRGPHQMANAGVAVVALRALGQGDAALEAAMRRAEWPARMQRLEEREGLEIWLDGGHNPAAAEVLAAGLGELPERETVLVVAMLANRAPEAFLTPLAKQAQALVAVPIPDEPKAHSPETIVRAAERLGLAARAAPGLDTALAEVAREHPGARVVICGSLYLAGAVLGGRA, from the coding sequence ATGCGGCTCCACCCGGCGGAGATTGACCTGACATTGGACCGGATGCACCGGCTGCTGGACGCGCTCGGAAACCCCGAGCGCCAGTTGCCGCCGGTGATCCATATTGCCGGGACCAACGGCAAGGGCTCGGTACAGGCGATGCTGCGGGCCGGGCTGGAGGGCGCGGGGGGCCGGGTGCATGCCTATACCTCGCCGCATCTGGTGCGGTTTCACGAGCGGATCAGGCTGGCGGGCGCGGATATTTCCGAAGAGGCACTGTGCGCGGTGCTGGACGAGGTGATCGAGGCCAACGCGGGCGAGGAGATCACCTTTTTCGAGGCGACGACGGCGGCGGCTTTCGTGGCGATGGCCCGCACCCCGGCCGACTGGTGCTTGCTGGAGGTGGGCCTTGGCGGGCGGCTTGATGCGACCAACGTGGTGGACGCTCCGGCGCTCTGCGTGATCACCCCGGTGGCGCTGGATCATCAGGAATTTCTTGGCGAAACGCTGGGCGAGATCGCGGGCGAGAAGGCGGGAATAGTCAAGCGCGACGTGCGGGCGGTGGTGGCCCGGCAGGCCGAGGCGGCGGAAGAGGTAATCGAGCAGGTCGCCGCGCGGGTAGGCGCGCCGCTGCTGGTGGAGGGCCAGCACTGGCATGCGCAGCCCGAGCGCGGGCGGCTGGTGGTGCAGGATGAGACCGGACTGGCCGATGTGCCGCTGCCGGTGCTGCGCGGGCCGCATCAGATGGCCAATGCGGGCGTGGCCGTGGTGGCGCTGAGGGCGCTGGGCCAGGGAGATGCGGCGTTGGAGGCGGCGATGCGCCGGGCCGAATGGCCCGCGCGGATGCAGCGGCTGGAAGAGCGCGAGGGGCTGGAGATCTGGCTCGACGGTGGCCACAACCCGGCGGCGGCAGAGGTGCTGGCGGCGGGGCTGGGCGAGTTGCCCGAACGCGAGACGGTGCTGGTGGTGGCCATGCTGGCCAACCGTGCGCCCGAGGCTTTTTTGACTCCGCTGGCCAAGCAGGCGCAGGCCCTTGTGGCGGTGCCGATCCCCGATGAGCCGAAGGCCCATTCGCCCGAGACCATCGTGCGCGCGGCAGAGCGGCTCGGGCTGGCAGCGCGGGCCGCACCGGGGCTGGACACCGCGCTGGCCGAGGTTGCCCGCGAGCACCCCGGCGCGAGGGTGGTGATCTGCGGCTCGCTCTACCTTGCGGGCGCGGTGCTGGGCGGGCGGGCCTGA
- a CDS encoding DM13 domain-containing protein: MKRFFLIAAPSFLAGAVFGAAFWYLASPLWIDRVVSESLITGAGVTVLAEGQFRDADAAHRGTGTARIVTLPGGRTEVQLSAFEVTNGPDLELWLSDAADPQSSADVTSGKWVSLGLLKGNIGDQSYSVPPSVDLTTMRSVVVWCEQFGVLFSPAPLTAPEG; the protein is encoded by the coding sequence ATGAAACGCTTTTTCCTCATCGCCGCGCCCAGCTTTCTCGCTGGCGCGGTCTTTGGCGCAGCCTTCTGGTATCTCGCCTCCCCGCTCTGGATCGACCGCGTGGTGAGCGAAAGCCTCATCACCGGCGCAGGCGTCACCGTTCTGGCCGAGGGGCAGTTTCGCGATGCTGACGCCGCCCACCGTGGCACCGGCACCGCCCGCATCGTCACCCTGCCCGGCGGCCGCACCGAGGTGCAGCTTTCCGCCTTCGAGGTCACCAACGGCCCCGATCTCGAACTCTGGCTCTCCGACGCCGCCGATCCGCAAAGCTCGGCCGATGTGACCTCCGGCAAATGGGTCTCCCTCGGTCTGCTCAAGGGCAACATCGGCGACCAGAGCTATTCCGTGCCCCCCAGCGTGGATCTCACCACCATGCGCTCCGTGGTGGTCTGGTGCGAGCAGTTCGGCGTGCTCTTCTCCCCCGCGCCCCTCACCGCGCCCGAGGGCTGA
- a CDS encoding CPBP family intramembrane glutamic endopeptidase, which yields MAYERLSEFTAPARAAPDLWRIGAVLGLMFVVVMMLQQLVFILLAALGGQDAVRAVFEAEGTSPGQTLAALFSHGLFAVALAIALRAVHWRGFLSLFGAGAHAAGDFFRVIYWLVPLYVAAIAVLPTEYDIIRNEAMATNRWMLYLPLALAAVAVQAGTEEVFFRGYLTQQIAAGTRAGNWAWMAVPAILFALLHWTASAGDNAIWFVLWAFAFGLAAADLTARAGNLGPALALHIVNNAVALLGVAVPGPVAGLALYHTPFGADAGLIPGLMPVEFALLFVAWLAARVAIRG from the coding sequence ATGGCATATGAGCGGCTGAGCGAGTTCACCGCGCCCGCCCGCGCCGCGCCCGACCTGTGGCGGATCGGGGCGGTGCTTGGGCTGATGTTCGTGGTCGTCATGATGCTGCAGCAGCTCGTTTTCATCCTACTGGCGGCGCTGGGCGGGCAGGATGCGGTGCGCGCGGTGTTCGAGGCAGAGGGCACCTCGCCGGGGCAGACGCTGGCGGCGCTGTTCAGCCACGGGCTCTTCGCGGTGGCGCTGGCGATTGCGCTGAGGGCGGTGCATTGGCGCGGGTTTCTGAGCCTGTTTGGCGCAGGCGCCCATGCGGCGGGTGATTTCTTTCGGGTGATCTACTGGCTGGTGCCGCTCTACGTGGCGGCGATTGCGGTGCTGCCCACGGAATACGACATCATCCGAAACGAGGCGATGGCCACCAACCGCTGGATGCTCTACCTGCCGCTGGCGCTGGCCGCCGTGGCGGTGCAGGCGGGCACGGAGGAGGTGTTCTTTCGGGGCTACCTGACCCAGCAGATCGCGGCGGGCACACGGGCCGGCAACTGGGCGTGGATGGCGGTGCCGGCGATCCTGTTTGCGCTGCTGCACTGGACCGCGAGCGCGGGCGACAATGCCATCTGGTTCGTGCTCTGGGCCTTTGCCTTTGGCCTTGCTGCCGCCGACCTGACGGCCCGCGCAGGGAACCTTGGCCCGGCGCTGGCGCTTCATATCGTGAACAACGCGGTGGCGCTCTTGGGCGTGGCGGTGCCGGGGCCGGTGGCGGGACTGGCGCTGTATCACACGCCGTTCGGCGCCGATGCCGGGTTGATCCCCGGTCTGATGCCGGTGGAGTTTGCGCTGCTCTTCGTTGCCTGGCTGGCGGCGCGGGTGGCGATACGGGGATAA
- the accD gene encoding acetyl-CoA carboxylase, carboxyltransferase subunit beta, translating into MNWISNYVRPKINSLFSRREVPENLWKKCPECGTMLFHRELSDNLNVCTNCDHHMQFTPRERFGALFDGGIFTAVKVPEPVADPLQFRDQKRYPDRLKAAQKATGEHEAMLVAEGEIGRTPVVAAAQDFSFIGGSMSMYVGNAFIAGAERAVQLKRPYIVFSAAGGARMQEGILALMQMPRTTVAIQMLKEAGLPYIVVLTHPTTGGVTASYAMLGDIHIAEPNALIGFAGSRVIEQTIREQLPEGFQRAEYLLDHGMLDRVTHRKKMKEELVSLCRMLMRLEPPVVGDLPAPEEAAPALEAPAQPEPSQAAAGDEAAPMEEQKK; encoded by the coding sequence ATGAACTGGATTTCCAACTACGTCCGGCCGAAGATCAACTCGCTCTTCTCGCGTCGGGAGGTGCCCGAGAACCTGTGGAAGAAGTGCCCCGAATGCGGGACGATGCTCTTTCACCGTGAGCTTTCGGACAATCTGAACGTCTGCACCAATTGCGACCATCACATGCAGTTCACCCCGCGCGAACGTTTCGGCGCGCTGTTCGACGGCGGGATCTTTACCGCCGTGAAGGTGCCCGAGCCGGTGGCGGACCCGCTGCAGTTCAGGGATCAGAAGCGCTACCCCGACCGGCTGAAGGCCGCGCAAAAGGCGACCGGCGAGCATGAGGCGATGCTGGTGGCCGAGGGCGAGATCGGGCGGACCCCGGTGGTGGCCGCGGCGCAAGATTTCAGCTTCATTGGCGGGTCGATGAGCATGTATGTGGGCAATGCCTTCATCGCGGGCGCCGAGCGCGCGGTGCAGCTCAAGCGGCCCTATATCGTGTTCTCCGCCGCCGGGGGCGCGCGGATGCAGGAGGGCATTCTGGCCCTGATGCAGATGCCGCGCACGACCGTGGCGATCCAGATGCTGAAGGAAGCCGGGCTGCCCTATATCGTGGTGCTGACCCACCCGACGACCGGCGGCGTGACCGCCTCCTACGCGATGCTGGGCGATATCCACATTGCGGAGCCGAACGCGCTCATCGGTTTTGCCGGCTCCCGCGTGATCGAGCAGACGATCCGCGAGCAGCTGCCCGAGGGCTTCCAGCGGGCCGAATACCTGCTGGATCACGGGATGCTCGACCGGGTGACGCACCGCAAGAAGATGAAGGAAGAGCTTGTTTCGCTCTGCCGGATGCTGATGCGGTTGGAGCCGCCGGTGGTGGGCGACCTGCCCGCACCGGAAGAGGCGGCGCCCGCGCTTGAAGCCCCCGCGCAGCCTGAGCCTTCGCAGGCGGCGGCAGGCGATGAGGCCGCGCCGATGGAAGAGCAGAAGAAGTGA
- a CDS encoding CPBP family intramembrane glutamic endopeptidase encodes MRHPEFTAMLVPAKVYPQIWRLLLGVLLILFIYIAWTVIVLGGALGIVAADQGLWGVMPFFQELQAGRYPGSVAILLLTFGGMVLGPVLAAAALHFRGPGTLLGPWGDWWRGFVVAFGVVILVFGALMLAGAVLWPPEPNLAPGRWMLWLLLALPLLFVQIAAEELLFRGYLMQQLAARFAARWVWFTLPALAFGLLHWDPEAGRNLPLVLLSAFAFGLIAADLTERTGSLGAAMGFHFANNLLALFILSIKGTITGLALYVTPWGLAEEGMVTLGLVTSILLLFVNWWIIKGLIDR; translated from the coding sequence ATGAGACATCCAGAATTCACGGCGATGCTGGTGCCGGCCAAGGTGTATCCGCAGATCTGGCGGCTGCTGCTGGGCGTGCTGCTGATCCTGTTCATCTACATCGCATGGACGGTGATCGTGCTGGGCGGCGCGCTCGGCATTGTTGCCGCCGATCAGGGGCTCTGGGGCGTGATGCCGTTCTTTCAGGAGTTGCAGGCCGGGCGCTACCCCGGCTCGGTGGCGATCCTGCTGCTGACCTTCGGGGGCATGGTGCTGGGGCCGGTGCTGGCCGCCGCCGCGCTGCACTTCAGGGGCCCGGGCACGCTGCTGGGGCCGTGGGGCGACTGGTGGCGCGGCTTCGTGGTGGCCTTCGGCGTGGTGATCCTCGTCTTCGGCGCGCTGATGCTGGCCGGAGCCGTGCTTTGGCCGCCGGAGCCGAACCTTGCGCCCGGGCGCTGGATGCTCTGGCTGCTGCTGGCGCTGCCGCTGCTCTTTGTGCAGATCGCGGCGGAGGAACTGCTGTTCAGGGGCTACCTGATGCAGCAGCTTGCTGCCCGTTTCGCCGCCCGCTGGGTGTGGTTCACCCTGCCTGCCCTCGCCTTCGGCCTGCTGCACTGGGACCCGGAGGCGGGCCGCAACCTGCCCTTGGTGTTGCTCTCGGCCTTTGCCTTCGGCCTTATTGCCGCCGACCTGACCGAACGAACCGGCTCGCTTGGCGCGGCGATGGGCTTTCATTTCGCGAACAACCTGCTGGCGCTCTTCATCCTGAGCATCAAGGGCACGATCACCGGCCTTGCGCTTTACGTCACCCCATGGGGGCTGGCGGAGGAGGGCATGGTGACGCTCGGGCTGGTCACATCGATCCTGCTGCTCTTCGTGAACTGGTGGATCATCAAGGGTTTGATCGACCGCTGA
- the ilvD gene encoding dihydroxy-acid dehydratase — MLKRQADKSKLPSRHVTEGPERAPHRSYLYAMGLSEDEIHRPLVGVATCWNEAAPCNISLNRQAQAVKLGVKAASGTPREFTTITVTDGIAMGHEGMRASLASREAIADTVELTMRGHCYDAVVGLAGCDKSLPGMMMAMVRLNTPSVFIYGGSILPGKAPQSNEIPEDFRTRDLTVQDMFEAVGRHQNDEMSDAALDMLERVACPSAGACGGQFTANTMACVSEAIGLALMNSSGMPAPYESRDQYSEASGRAVMNLIEQNIRARDVVTRKALENAARVVACTGGSTNAGLHLPAIAHEAGIEFFLNDVCDIFKDTPYFVDLKPGGQYVAKDLYDAGGVPVVMKELRKAGLIHEDCITASGKTIGEELDLIAREADGKVIYPIETPITKTGGVVGLEGNLAPDGAIVKVAGIPAEQQVFTGPARVFENEEEAFAAVKARAYKEGEVIVIRNEGPAGGPGMREMLATTAALSGQGMGKKVALITDGRFSGATRGFCVGHVGPESAHGGPIGLLKDGDVITIDAVNGELSVALSDDELAERKAAWPGPRKTDYAAGALWKYAQLVGSAKYGAVTHPGAKEETHIYMDQ; from the coding sequence ATGCTGAAACGCCAGGCCGACAAATCCAAACTGCCCAGCCGCCACGTGACCGAGGGGCCGGAGCGCGCGCCGCACCGGTCGTATCTCTACGCGATGGGCCTCTCCGAAGATGAGATTCATCGCCCGCTGGTCGGCGTCGCCACCTGCTGGAACGAGGCCGCGCCCTGCAACATCTCGCTGAACCGTCAGGCCCAGGCCGTGAAGCTCGGCGTCAAGGCCGCCTCCGGCACGCCGCGCGAGTTCACCACCATCACCGTCACCGACGGCATCGCCATGGGCCACGAGGGCATGCGCGCCTCGCTCGCCTCCCGTGAGGCCATCGCCGACACCGTCGAGCTGACCATGCGCGGCCACTGCTACGATGCCGTTGTCGGCCTCGCAGGCTGCGACAAGTCCCTCCCCGGCATGATGATGGCCATGGTCCGCCTCAACACGCCCTCCGTCTTCATCTACGGCGGCTCGATCCTTCCGGGCAAAGCGCCCCAAAGCAACGAGATCCCCGAAGATTTCCGCACCCGTGACCTGACGGTGCAGGACATGTTCGAGGCCGTGGGCCGCCACCAGAACGACGAGATGTCGGATGCCGCGCTCGACATGCTCGAGCGGGTCGCCTGCCCCTCCGCCGGTGCCTGCGGCGGCCAGTTCACCGCCAACACCATGGCCTGCGTGTCCGAAGCCATCGGCCTCGCGCTGATGAACTCCTCCGGCATGCCCGCGCCCTACGAGAGCCGCGACCAGTATTCCGAGGCCTCTGGCCGCGCCGTGATGAACCTCATCGAGCAGAACATCCGCGCCCGCGATGTCGTCACCCGCAAGGCGCTGGAAAACGCCGCGCGTGTCGTCGCCTGCACCGGCGGCTCCACCAACGCGGGCCTGCACCTGCCCGCCATCGCCCATGAAGCCGGGATCGAGTTCTTCCTGAACGATGTCTGCGACATCTTCAAAGACACCCCCTATTTCGTCGATCTCAAGCCGGGCGGCCAATACGTCGCCAAGGATCTCTACGATGCAGGCGGCGTGCCGGTGGTGATGAAAGAGCTGCGCAAGGCGGGCCTGATCCACGAAGACTGCATCACCGCCTCCGGCAAAACAATCGGCGAAGAGCTTGATCTCATCGCCCGCGAGGCCGATGGCAAGGTGATCTACCCGATCGAGACCCCGATCACCAAGACCGGCGGCGTTGTCGGCCTTGAGGGCAACCTCGCCCCCGATGGCGCCATCGTGAAGGTCGCCGGCATCCCTGCCGAGCAGCAGGTCTTCACCGGCCCTGCCCGCGTCTTCGAGAATGAAGAAGAGGCCTTCGCCGCCGTGAAAGCCCGCGCCTACAAGGAAGGCGAGGTCATCGTCATCCGCAACGAAGGCCCCGCAGGCGGACCCGGCATGCGCGAAATGCTGGCGACGACCGCCGCGCTCTCCGGTCAGGGCATGGGCAAGAAGGTCGCGCTGATCACCGATGGCCGCTTCTCCGGCGCCACCCGCGGCTTCTGCGTCGGCCACGTCGGCCCGGAATCGGCCCACGGCGGCCCCATCGGCCTGCTGAAAGATGGCGATGTCATCACCATCGACGCGGTGAACGGTGAGCTTTCCGTCGCCCTCTCGGATGACGAGCTTGCAGAGCGCAAGGCCGCATGGCCCGGCCCCCGCAAGACCGACTATGCCGCTGGCGCCCTGTGGAAATACGCCCAACTTGTCGGCTCCGCCAAATACGGCGCCGTGACCCATCCGGGCGCGAAGGAAGAAACCCACATCTACATGGACCAGTAA